The proteins below come from a single Tissierella sp. MB52-C2 genomic window:
- the asnA gene encoding aspartate--ammonia ligase: protein MTELNQRETQVAIKQIKDYFERKLAEKLNLIRVSAPLFVTPHSGLNDNLTGVEKAVSFEMRKYNERIEIVQSLAKWKRMALKWYEFNIYEGLYADMNAIRPDETLDSIHSIYVDQWDWEKIIKKSDRTTDYLVHIVKDIYDVFKETENYINGLYPEKFTKKLPDNIKFITSQELEDLYPSETPEEREYSIVKEYGAVFISKIGGVLTSGISHGTRSPDYDDWDLNGDIIFWNPATEGVLELSSMGIRVDKEALEKQLKVSGAEERRKLDYHKKLLNEELPYTIGGGIGQSRICMFFLEKKHIGEVQASVWTDEILEDCRKNNIFLL, encoded by the coding sequence ATGACAGAATTAAATCAAAGAGAAACTCAAGTGGCAATAAAACAAATAAAAGATTATTTTGAAAGAAAATTAGCTGAAAAACTAAATCTAATTAGAGTATCAGCCCCATTATTTGTAACACCTCATAGTGGATTAAATGATAACTTGACTGGAGTAGAAAAAGCTGTATCTTTTGAGATGAGAAAATACAATGAGAGAATAGAGATAGTTCAATCTCTAGCTAAATGGAAAAGAATGGCCTTAAAATGGTATGAATTTAATATATATGAGGGACTTTATGCAGATATGAATGCCATAAGACCAGACGAAACCCTAGATAGTATACATTCTATCTATGTGGATCAATGGGATTGGGAGAAAATAATAAAAAAATCAGATAGAACTACAGATTATTTAGTTCACATTGTAAAGGATATATATGATGTATTTAAAGAAACTGAAAACTATATCAATGGGTTATATCCAGAAAAATTTACAAAAAAATTACCAGACAATATAAAATTTATCACTAGTCAAGAATTAGAGGATTTATATCCTAGTGAAACCCCTGAAGAAAGAGAATATTCAATAGTAAAGGAGTATGGGGCAGTATTTATATCTAAAATTGGTGGAGTTTTAACTTCTGGAATTTCCCATGGAACTAGGTCACCAGATTACGACGACTGGGATTTAAACGGTGATATTATATTTTGGAATCCAGCAACGGAAGGTGTTTTGGAGTTATCCAGTATGGGAATAAGGGTAGATAAAGAGGCACTGGAGAAGCAGTTAAAAGTATCAGGGGCTGAAGAAAGAAGAAAATTAGATTATCACAAGAAATTGCTAAATGAAGAATTACCTTACACTATAGGTGGTGGAATTGGACAATCTAGAATTTGTATGTTTTTCTTAGAAAAGAAACATATAGGGGAAGTTCAGGCATCCGTTTGGACAGATGA